The following are from one region of the Hymenobacter sp. YIM 151858-1 genome:
- the hflX gene encoding GTPase HflX: MGNPSSKRRQNSTRHPGATDSVKGRAGRILAKGNKTATYETALEAEKAVLVAVPDKREDDAIITESLDELAFLTETAGTVPIKRFVQKLEKPDIRTFVGSGKLEEIRAYVQHAGATTVIFDDDLSPSQLRNLEKELKVKILDRTLLILDIFALRAKTATARTQVELAQYQYLLPRLTGLWTHLERQRGGVGMRGPGEREIETDRRVVRDRISLLKEQLKDFDKQSQTQRKARTGIVRVALVGYTNVGKSTLMNLLSRADVFAENKLFATVDSTVRKVVLENVPFLLSDTVGFIRKLPTRLIESFKSTLDEIREADLLLHVVDISHPMFEEHIQVVNDTLKDIGAVDKRTILVFNKIDQYSTDVDLAQHLHDVEPDHDEDVVTREEHQQRPTLEQLRSSYMARLHDPVIFVSAQERVNIDELRDMVARHVRTLYEQQYPGHPPFADLSAYTAETE; encoded by the coding sequence ATGGGCAACCCCTCTTCCAAACGCCGCCAAAACAGCACCCGCCACCCCGGCGCCACCGACTCGGTGAAGGGACGGGCGGGCCGTATTCTGGCCAAAGGCAACAAAACCGCCACTTACGAAACCGCCCTGGAGGCCGAGAAAGCCGTGCTGGTGGCCGTACCCGATAAGCGCGAAGACGACGCCATCATTACCGAGTCGCTCGACGAGTTGGCGTTTCTGACGGAAACCGCCGGCACCGTACCCATCAAGCGCTTCGTGCAAAAGCTCGAAAAGCCCGACATCCGCACGTTTGTGGGCTCGGGCAAGCTCGAAGAAATCCGGGCCTACGTGCAGCACGCCGGCGCCACCACCGTCATCTTCGACGACGACCTCTCGCCCTCGCAGCTGCGCAACCTGGAAAAGGAGCTGAAGGTGAAAATCCTCGACCGCACGCTGCTGATTCTGGACATCTTCGCGCTGCGCGCCAAAACCGCTACCGCCCGCACCCAGGTTGAGCTGGCTCAGTACCAGTACCTGCTGCCCCGCCTCACGGGCCTCTGGACGCACTTGGAGCGCCAGCGCGGCGGCGTGGGCATGCGCGGCCCCGGCGAACGGGAAATTGAAACCGACCGCCGCGTGGTGCGCGACCGGATTTCCTTGCTGAAGGAGCAGCTCAAGGACTTTGATAAGCAAAGCCAGACGCAGCGCAAGGCGCGCACCGGCATTGTGCGCGTGGCCCTGGTGGGCTACACCAACGTGGGCAAAAGCACCCTGATGAACCTGCTGAGCCGCGCCGACGTGTTTGCCGAAAACAAGCTGTTCGCCACCGTCGACTCGACGGTGCGCAAGGTGGTGCTCGAGAACGTGCCGTTTCTGCTGTCCGACACCGTTGGGTTTATCCGGAAGCTGCCCACGCGCCTGATCGAGAGCTTTAAATCGACGCTCGACGAGATTCGCGAAGCCGATTTGCTGCTGCACGTGGTGGATATTTCGCACCCCATGTTCGAGGAGCACATTCAGGTCGTCAACGACACGCTCAAGGACATTGGCGCTGTGGACAAGCGCACGATTCTGGTGTTCAACAAGATCGACCAGTACAGCACCGATGTGGACCTGGCCCAGCACCTGCACGACGTAGAGCCCGACCACGACGAGGACGTGGTAACGCGCGAGGAGCACCAGCAGCGCCCCACGCTGGAGCAGCTGCGCAGCTCCTACATGGCCCGCCTGCACGATCCGGTCATCTTCGTGTCGGCGCAGGAGCGCGTCAACATCGACGAGCTGCGCGACATGGTGGCCCGCCACGTGCGCACCCTGTACGAGCAGCAGTACCCCGGCCACCCGCCCTTCGCCGACTTATCGGCGTACACGGCCGAAACCGAATAG
- a CDS encoding UDP-N-acetylmuramoyl-tripeptide--D-alanyl-D-alanine ligase, with product MSLSAISDLYARFQQCRAVSTDTRQPQDGTLFFALNGPSFRGAAFAPQALEKGALFAVVDDAALAATNPERYCYAPDTLLALQQLALHHRRQLGSMPVVAITGSNGKTTTKELLHAVLSRRYRVQYTRGNLNNHIGVPLTLLTIRPEAHDLAVVEMGANHQGEIDSYCQYAEPTHGLITNIGKAHLEGFGGLEGVAKGKSELFRYLGARGGTVFVNTADARLPELGAPVANRITYPGPTDTYPAELLAAAPHVSMRLFDGTPVEAAITGAYNFLNLAAAAAVGAHFGVPSADIAAALAAYDPTNNRSQLVRTERRNEVILDAYNANPSSMAAAIASLAARPGEATHKVALLGDMFELGPESETEHRALGELLAQQSFGTVLLVGHDMQHAVRPGFRHFATKAEAAEWLGQNPPAGRQILVKGSRGMGLETLMGLL from the coding sequence ATGTCGCTTTCTGCCATCTCCGACCTTTACGCCCGCTTTCAGCAGTGCCGTGCCGTGAGCACCGACACGCGCCAGCCGCAAGATGGCACCTTGTTTTTTGCCCTGAACGGCCCCTCGTTCCGGGGCGCCGCCTTTGCCCCGCAGGCCCTCGAAAAAGGCGCCTTGTTTGCCGTGGTTGATGATGCCGCCCTGGCCGCCACCAACCCCGAGCGTTATTGCTACGCCCCCGATACCCTGCTGGCCCTGCAGCAATTGGCCCTGCACCACCGCCGCCAGCTGGGCAGCATGCCCGTGGTGGCCATTACCGGCTCAAACGGCAAAACCACTACCAAGGAGCTGCTGCACGCCGTGCTCAGCCGCCGCTACCGCGTGCAGTACACGCGCGGCAACCTCAACAACCACATCGGCGTGCCGCTTACGCTGCTCACCATCCGGCCCGAAGCGCACGATTTGGCCGTGGTAGAAATGGGCGCCAACCACCAGGGCGAAATCGATAGTTACTGCCAGTACGCCGAGCCCACGCACGGCCTCATCACCAACATCGGCAAAGCCCACCTCGAGGGCTTCGGCGGCCTGGAGGGCGTGGCCAAGGGCAAAAGCGAGCTGTTTCGGTACTTAGGGGCGCGCGGCGGCACCGTGTTCGTGAACACCGCCGATGCCCGCTTGCCCGAGCTAGGCGCGCCCGTGGCCAACCGCATTACGTACCCCGGCCCCACCGACACCTACCCGGCCGAGCTGCTGGCCGCCGCTCCCCACGTAAGCATGCGCTTGTTCGACGGCACGCCCGTGGAAGCCGCCATTACCGGGGCTTACAACTTCCTGAATCTGGCCGCCGCTGCCGCCGTGGGCGCGCACTTTGGCGTGCCCTCGGCCGATATTGCCGCCGCCCTCGCCGCCTACGACCCCACCAACAACCGCTCGCAGCTGGTGCGTACCGAGCGGCGCAACGAGGTAATTCTGGACGCTTACAACGCCAACCCCAGCAGCATGGCCGCCGCCATTGCCAGCCTGGCCGCACGCCCCGGCGAGGCCACCCACAAAGTAGCCCTGCTGGGCGATATGTTCGAGCTGGGGCCCGAAAGCGAAACCGAGCACCGCGCCCTAGGTGAGCTGCTGGCCCAGCAGTCGTTCGGCACTGTGCTGCTGGTGGGCCACGACATGCAGCACGCCGTGCGCCCCGGTTTCCGCCACTTCGCTACCAAAGCCGAAGCCGCCGAGTGGCTGGGCCAAAACCCGCCGGCCGGCCGCCAGATACTGGTAAAAGGCTCGCGCGGCATGGGCCTCGAAACCCTGATGGGGCTGCTGTAG
- a CDS encoding glycosyltransferase family 4 protein → MRVAIVINTSWNIWNFRRNLVRALQAAGHEVLAIAPPDAYSARLETELGCRYVPIAMENKGTNPLKDALLTKRFYDIYRRERPDVVLQYTIKPNIYGTLAARLAGVPSVNNVSGLGTVFIVKNLVSKVALGLYRFAFRFPKRVFFQNDDDRQLFLQHGLVRQEITDLLPGSGIDVDKYRPDAAAPVRHEPFVFLMIARVLYEKGVEEYFEAARQVRAQVPGTRFQLLGGIDESGGVGVKRAVLEQWLQAGHVEYLGTSDDVPAHIRQADCVVLPSYREGTPKTLLEAAAMGKPLVTTDVPGCRETVVDGRNGYLCQVRSADDLGAKMLQVLRLPDAELRRMGEASRQLAEQKFDERIVLQKYLNIVNEVGLRRQGARQTA, encoded by the coding sequence ATGCGTGTTGCCATCGTTATCAATACCAGCTGGAATATCTGGAACTTCCGGCGCAACCTGGTGCGGGCCCTGCAGGCGGCCGGCCACGAGGTGCTGGCCATAGCCCCGCCCGACGCCTACTCCGCCCGGCTCGAAACCGAGCTGGGCTGCCGCTACGTGCCCATTGCCATGGAAAACAAGGGCACCAACCCCCTGAAAGACGCCCTGCTCACCAAGCGTTTCTACGACATCTACCGCCGCGAGCGGCCCGATGTGGTGCTGCAGTACACCATCAAGCCCAATATTTACGGCACGCTGGCGGCCCGGCTGGCGGGCGTACCCAGCGTGAACAACGTATCGGGCCTGGGCACGGTGTTCATCGTGAAGAACCTCGTGAGCAAGGTGGCCCTGGGGCTGTACCGCTTCGCGTTTCGGTTTCCGAAGCGCGTGTTTTTCCAGAACGACGACGACCGGCAGCTGTTTCTGCAGCACGGGCTGGTGCGCCAGGAAATAACCGATTTGCTGCCCGGTTCCGGCATCGATGTGGATAAGTACCGGCCCGACGCCGCCGCGCCTGTGCGCCACGAGCCGTTTGTGTTTCTGATGATTGCCCGCGTGCTCTACGAGAAGGGCGTGGAGGAGTACTTCGAGGCCGCCCGGCAGGTGCGCGCGCAAGTGCCCGGTACCCGCTTTCAGCTGCTGGGTGGCATCGACGAGTCGGGGGGCGTGGGCGTAAAGCGGGCCGTGCTGGAGCAGTGGCTGCAGGCCGGCCACGTGGAGTACCTCGGCACCTCCGACGACGTGCCCGCCCACATCCGGCAGGCTGATTGCGTGGTGCTGCCCTCGTACCGCGAAGGCACCCCCAAAACCCTGCTCGAAGCCGCCGCCATGGGCAAGCCCCTGGTTACTACCGATGTGCCCGGCTGCCGCGAAACCGTGGTGGACGGCCGCAACGGCTACCTCTGCCAGGTGCGCTCGGCCGACGACCTAGGGGCCAAGATGCTGCAGGTGCTGCGCCTGCCCGATGCCGAGCTGCGCCGCATGGGCGAGGCCTCGCGCCAGCTGGCCGAGCAGAAATTCGACGAGCGCATCGTACTTCAGAAATACCTTAACATAGTAAACGAAGTGGGCCTGCGGCGCCAAGGCGCGCGGCAAACTGCCTAA
- the rfbC gene encoding dTDP-4-dehydrorhamnose 3,5-epimerase gives MEVIKHPLAGVVELVPRVFGDARGAFFESFSARLLAEKAGIQEDWVQDNQSSSAAGVLRGLHFQRPPYAQAKLVRVAKGRALDVVVDIRRDSPTYGQHTKVLLDAQRANMLYVPTGFAHGFLALEDDTIFLYKCSNYYHPAAEGGLMWNDPQLGIDWGVENPGISPKDEVHPLLANFDSPF, from the coding sequence ATGGAAGTAATTAAGCACCCGCTGGCTGGCGTGGTCGAGCTTGTTCCGCGTGTTTTCGGCGATGCCCGCGGCGCCTTTTTCGAATCGTTTAGCGCCCGTTTGCTGGCCGAAAAAGCCGGTATTCAGGAAGATTGGGTGCAGGACAACCAGTCGTCGTCGGCGGCGGGGGTGCTGCGCGGGCTGCATTTTCAGCGCCCTCCGTATGCCCAGGCCAAGCTGGTGCGCGTAGCCAAAGGCCGCGCCCTCGATGTGGTGGTGGATATCCGCCGCGACTCGCCTACCTACGGCCAGCACACCAAGGTGCTGCTCGATGCCCAGCGGGCCAACATGCTGTACGTGCCCACGGGCTTCGCGCACGGCTTTCTGGCTCTCGAAGACGATACCATTTTCCTCTACAAGTGCTCGAACTACTACCACCCCGCCGCCGAAGGCGGGCTGATGTGGAACGACCCGCAGCTAGGCATTGACTGGGGGGTAGAAAACCCTGGTATTTCGCCCAAAGACGAGGTGCACCCGCTACTGGCCAATTTCGACTCGCCGTTTTAA
- a CDS encoding c-type cytochrome, whose amino-acid sequence MPTHPTRLPRAARFALFAAAHTRRLRGAAGLLALAALGACSDNTPPAAGSPEAAGPPAPAAAAPAETALADAGKTLFLQNCALCHGENGKLGLNGARDLTRSNLNQTGREYIVTHGLGKMPSFKGQLTPEQISQVVAYSLTLR is encoded by the coding sequence ATGCCTACCCACCCCACCCGCCTGCCCCGGGCTGCCCGTTTTGCATTGTTTGCTGCTGCCCACACCCGGCGCCTGCGCGGCGCGGCGGGGCTGCTGGCCCTGGCCGCCCTAGGTGCCTGCTCCGACAACACCCCGCCGGCAGCCGGCAGCCCCGAGGCCGCCGGCCCGCCCGCGCCCGCCGCGGCGGCACCCGCCGAAACTGCCCTGGCCGACGCCGGCAAAACCCTGTTTCTGCAAAACTGCGCCCTCTGCCACGGCGAAAACGGCAAGCTGGGCCTCAACGGCGCCCGCGACCTGACCCGAAGCAACCTCAACCAAACGGGCCGCGAGTACATCGTAACCCACGGCCTGGGCAAGATGCCCAGCTTCAAGGGCCAGCTCACGCCCGAGCAGATTTCGCAGGTGGTGGCCTACTCCCTTACCTTGCGCTAG
- a CDS encoding T9SS type A sorting domain-containing protein, translated as MSRLLPAALALLLPLGVFAQTSRFGLEYRPQAAGISNGAAELPLAWAGGLNSPQFSGIDLNADGQQDMFVFERMTNRVQTYLSVPAANGGRAWQYAPEYEGLFPGDLQNWALLRDYDCDNRPDLWTQIAGGDVRVFRNVPDAAGRPTFQLISNQLTYSLGSGTGSFNIRLGGYDVPAIQDVDGDGRLDILSFDFASGNYLQYFRNTSAGCGGLQFRQESDFWGGVTACFSSCTGYATGGVACRPNGTNHTGGSGVLLQDFDQDGDQDVLVGRDGCAELVGLRNTGTAQLAATNSGSVLTALPNGLGAVSLVNYPVAFSLDATHDGKPDLVVASALLDNTDRVSLRNNVQLFENTGTAAAPSYVRRPGGFVADQMLDVSEGAATTFADLDADGLVDMLVANHAEQYGAHHTETNYRATLSFYRNVGTRSRPVFSLANADYLGLAARNLRALRPALADLNRDGAPDLAFAATYQGASFVFYFLNTAAANQPAAFSTAQLTYLRNLGNTAGDTPCFTDVDGDGHLDLLLGTNSINTAGSLLYYRRNPAQPLENGFSLVSDDYGRIRMGNGDRPFTLAPTVTDADGDGTPDLLTLDHSGVLRMYANYRAQSGTFVERTDLVLNNRTGQYEATRLGANSRARNHVVAADLSNDGAPEVVVGLETGGLLLYGTRNRVTSTRNQAAALALQLYPNPAATEVLVETAAPTRVVIRDLRGRLVLQATPLARRHQLNVQALAAGTYLLEATDAQGRRGGQLLVVGR; from the coding sequence ATGTCACGATTGTTGCCCGCCGCCCTGGCCTTGCTGCTGCCCCTAGGTGTTTTTGCCCAAACCAGCCGCTTTGGGCTGGAGTACCGCCCGCAGGCCGCGGGCATCAGCAACGGGGCCGCCGAGCTGCCGCTGGCCTGGGCCGGGGGGCTGAACAGTCCGCAGTTTTCGGGCATCGACCTGAACGCCGACGGGCAGCAGGACATGTTTGTGTTTGAGCGGATGACCAACCGCGTGCAAACCTACCTGAGCGTGCCCGCGGCAAACGGCGGGCGCGCCTGGCAATACGCCCCCGAGTACGAAGGCCTGTTTCCTGGCGACCTGCAGAACTGGGCCTTGCTGCGCGACTACGACTGCGACAACCGCCCCGACCTCTGGACGCAGATTGCGGGCGGCGACGTGCGCGTGTTTCGCAACGTGCCCGATGCGGCCGGCCGGCCTACGTTTCAGCTCATCAGCAATCAGCTTACCTACAGCCTGGGCTCGGGCACGGGCAGCTTCAACATTCGCCTAGGTGGCTACGACGTTCCGGCCATTCAGGACGTAGACGGCGACGGCCGGCTCGATATCCTGTCGTTCGACTTTGCCAGCGGCAACTACCTGCAGTACTTCCGCAACACCAGCGCGGGCTGCGGCGGCCTGCAGTTCCGGCAGGAAAGCGACTTCTGGGGCGGTGTTACGGCTTGTTTCAGCTCGTGCACCGGCTACGCCACGGGCGGGGTGGCCTGCCGGCCCAACGGCACCAACCACACCGGCGGCTCGGGCGTGCTGCTGCAGGATTTCGACCAGGATGGCGACCAGGACGTGCTGGTGGGCCGCGACGGCTGCGCCGAGCTGGTGGGGCTGCGCAACACCGGCACCGCCCAGCTGGCCGCTACCAACAGCGGCAGCGTATTAACGGCGCTGCCCAACGGCCTGGGCGCCGTGTCGTTGGTGAACTACCCGGTGGCCTTCAGCCTCGATGCCACCCACGACGGCAAGCCCGACCTGGTGGTGGCCTCGGCCTTGCTCGATAACACCGACCGCGTGAGCCTGCGCAACAACGTGCAGCTGTTCGAGAACACGGGCACGGCCGCGGCCCCCAGCTACGTGCGACGCCCGGGCGGTTTCGTGGCCGATCAGATGCTGGACGTGAGCGAAGGTGCCGCCACCACTTTTGCCGACCTCGACGCCGACGGCCTCGTGGATATGCTGGTGGCCAACCACGCCGAGCAGTACGGCGCGCACCACACCGAAACCAACTACCGCGCTACGCTCTCCTTTTACCGCAACGTGGGCACGCGCAGCCGGCCGGTGTTCAGCCTCGCCAACGCCGACTACCTAGGGCTGGCGGCGCGCAACCTCCGCGCCCTGCGCCCTGCCCTGGCAGACCTGAACCGCGACGGCGCCCCCGACCTGGCTTTTGCCGCTACGTACCAGGGCGCGTCGTTTGTGTTTTATTTTCTGAACACAGCTGCTGCCAACCAGCCGGCCGCCTTCAGCACCGCGCAGCTTACCTACCTGCGCAACCTGGGCAACACCGCCGGCGACACGCCCTGCTTTACCGACGTAGACGGCGACGGCCACCTCGATTTGCTGTTGGGTACCAACTCCATCAACACCGCTGGCTCGCTGCTGTACTACCGCCGCAACCCCGCGCAGCCGCTGGAGAATGGGTTTAGCCTCGTAAGCGACGACTACGGCCGCATTCGGATGGGCAACGGCGACCGGCCCTTTACCCTGGCGCCCACCGTAACCGATGCCGACGGCGACGGCACGCCCGACCTGCTTACCCTCGACCACAGCGGCGTGCTGCGCATGTATGCCAACTACCGCGCCCAAAGCGGCACCTTCGTGGAGCGCACCGATTTGGTGCTGAACAACCGCACCGGCCAGTACGAGGCCACCCGCCTGGGGGCCAACTCGCGCGCCCGCAACCACGTGGTAGCCGCCGACCTCAGCAACGACGGCGCCCCCGAAGTAGTGGTGGGCCTCGAAACGGGTGGTTTGCTGCTCTACGGCACGCGCAACCGCGTAACCAGCACCCGCAACCAGGCCGCCGCGCTGGCGCTGCAGCTATACCCCAACCCCGCCGCTACCGAGGTACTCGTTGAAACCGCCGCGCCCACGCGGGTAGTAATCCGCGATTTGCGGGGGCGCTTGGTGCTGCAAGCCACCCCCTTGGCGCGCCGCCACCAACTAAATGTGCAAGCCCTGGCCGCAGGCACCTACCTGCTGGAAGCTACCGATGCCCAAGGCCGCCGCGGAGGGCAGCTGTTGGTGGTTGGGCGTTAA